One Natrinema halophilum genomic window carries:
- a CDS encoding elongation factor EF-2 — MGRRKKIVQECERLMDEPENIRNIAIAAHVDHGKTTLSDNLLAGAGMISDETAGEQLAMDTEEDEQERGITIDAANVSMTHEYEGTNHLINLIDTPGHVDFGGDVTRAMRAVDGALVVVDAVEGAMPQTETVLRQALREGVKPTLFINKVDRLISELQEGPEEMQQRLLSVIHDVNELIRGMTEERDDVDDWTVSVEDGTVGFGSALYKWGVSMPSMQRTGMDFGDIMELERSDKRQELHERTPLSDVVLDMVCEHFPNPVDAQPRRIPRIWRGDDESDLAESMRLVDEDGDVVFMVTDIAMDPHAGEVASGRVFSGTLEKGQELYVSGTAGKNRVQSVGIYMGGEREEVEEVPAGNIAAVTGLKDAIAGSTVSSVEMTPFESIEHISEPVITKSVEAQSMDDLPKLIETLRQVSKEDPTIQITINEDTGEHLISGQGELHLEVITQRIEKNQGIPVNTGEPIVVFREAIQRSSDQVEGISPNRHNRFYISVDPLSDEIVETIKKGEASMDMPEQERREALQEAGMDKDDSQEVEHIHGSNILLDQTKGIQHLNETMELFIEGLDEALDNGPLANEPVQGTLVRLHDAKLHEDTIHRGPAQVIPATREAVHKSLIDGQIKMLEPMQDVRIDVPNDHMGAASGEIQGRRGRVDDMYQEGDLMVVEGIAPVGEMIGFASDIRSATEGRASWNTENAGFEVMSDSLQREKIMEIRERKGMKLELPPAVDYI, encoded by the coding sequence ATGGGCCGACGCAAGAAGATCGTCCAAGAGTGTGAACGGCTGATGGACGAACCGGAGAACATCCGGAACATCGCCATCGCCGCTCACGTCGATCACGGAAAAACGACACTTTCTGACAATCTCCTCGCCGGTGCCGGCATGATCTCCGACGAGACCGCCGGCGAACAGCTCGCGATGGACACGGAAGAAGACGAGCAGGAACGCGGGATCACCATCGACGCGGCGAACGTTTCGATGACCCACGAGTACGAGGGGACCAACCACCTCATCAACCTCATCGACACGCCAGGCCACGTCGACTTCGGTGGCGACGTCACCCGAGCGATGCGCGCCGTCGACGGTGCACTGGTGGTCGTCGACGCCGTCGAAGGGGCGATGCCCCAGACGGAGACGGTGCTGCGCCAGGCACTCCGCGAAGGCGTCAAACCGACCCTGTTCATCAACAAGGTCGACCGCCTCATCTCCGAACTGCAGGAGGGACCGGAAGAAATGCAACAGCGGCTTCTCTCGGTCATCCACGACGTCAACGAACTCATCCGCGGCATGACCGAGGAGCGAGACGACGTCGACGACTGGACCGTTTCCGTCGAGGACGGTACCGTCGGCTTCGGCTCCGCGCTCTACAAGTGGGGCGTCTCGATGCCGTCGATGCAGCGAACCGGCATGGATTTCGGCGACATCATGGAACTCGAGCGATCGGACAAGCGCCAGGAACTCCACGAGCGGACGCCGCTCTCGGACGTCGTTCTGGACATGGTCTGTGAGCACTTCCCGAACCCCGTCGACGCCCAGCCTCGGCGTATTCCTCGTATCTGGCGCGGTGACGACGAGTCGGATCTCGCAGAATCGATGCGCCTTGTCGACGAGGACGGCGACGTCGTCTTCATGGTCACCGACATCGCGATGGACCCCCACGCCGGCGAAGTCGCGTCCGGTCGCGTGTTCTCTGGGACGCTCGAGAAGGGCCAGGAGCTGTACGTCTCCGGGACCGCGGGCAAGAATCGTGTCCAGAGCGTCGGCATCTACATGGGTGGCGAGCGCGAGGAAGTCGAGGAAGTTCCCGCCGGGAACATCGCCGCGGTCACCGGCCTCAAGGACGCCATCGCCGGCTCGACCGTTTCCAGCGTCGAGATGACTCCGTTCGAGTCGATCGAACACATCTCCGAACCGGTCATCACGAAGAGCGTGGAGGCCCAGAGCATGGACGACCTGCCGAAACTCATCGAGACCCTCCGGCAAGTGTCCAAGGAGGACCCCACCATCCAGATTACGATCAACGAGGACACCGGCGAACACCTCATCTCCGGACAGGGTGAACTCCACCTCGAAGTCATCACTCAGCGTATCGAGAAGAACCAGGGTATCCCGGTCAACACCGGCGAACCGATCGTCGTCTTCCGCGAGGCCATCCAGCGTTCCAGCGACCAGGTCGAGGGTATCTCGCCTAACCGCCACAACCGCTTCTACATCTCCGTCGATCCGCTGTCGGACGAAATCGTCGAGACGATCAAGAAAGGCGAGGCTTCGATGGACATGCCCGAGCAGGAACGCCGCGAGGCGCTGCAGGAAGCCGGCATGGACAAAGACGACTCCCAGGAGGTCGAGCACATCCACGGCTCGAACATTCTGCTCGATCAGACGAAGGGTATCCAGCACCTAAACGAGACGATGGAGCTGTTCATCGAGGGGCTCGATGAGGCCCTCGATAACGGTCCGCTGGCAAACGAGCCGGTCCAGGGAACGCTCGTCCGATTGCACGACGCCAAACTCCACGAGGACACCATCCACCGCGGTCCGGCACAGGTTATTCCCGCGACCCGCGAGGCCGTCCACAAGTCGCTTATCGACGGCCAGATCAAGATGCTCGAGCCGATGCAGGACGTCCGCATCGACGTGCCGAACGACCACATGGGCGCTGCCTCCGGCGAGATTCAGGGTCGCCGTGGCCGCGTCGACGACATGTACCAGGAAGGCGACCTCATGGTCGTCGAGGGGATCGCACCCGTCGGCGAAATGATCGGCTTCGCGAGCGACATCCGCTCTGCGACCGAGGGTCGTGCCTCCTGGAACACCGAAAATGCCGGCTTCGAGGTCATGTCCGACTCGCTCCAGCGCGAGAAGATCATGGAGATCCGCGAGCGCAAGGGCATGAAACTCGAGTTGCCGCCTGCGGTCGACTACATCTAA